In the genome of Macellibacteroides fermentans, one region contains:
- the der gene encoding ribosome biogenesis GTPase Der — MGNIVAIVGRPNVGKSTLFNRLTQTRQAIVDDEAGTTRDRNYGKVEWTGKKFSLIDTGGWVVNSDDIFEEEINKQVHIAIEEADVILFVVDVLNGITDLDTQVAQILRRSKKPLVLVANKADNFDLHYSAAEFYAFGLGDPFCVSAINGSGSGDLLDAIIAKFKEEKEEEVLEELPRIAVIGRPNAGKSSLINAFIGEDRHIVTDIAGTTRDSIFTKYNKFGLNFYLVDTAGIRKKGKVNEDLEYYSVIRSIKAIENSDVCILMLDATRGIESQDLNIFSLVQKNSKGLVVCVNKWDLVEDKSQKAIDTYLQAIRNRLAPFTDFPILFISAQTKQRILKVLETAKEVYDNRHTRISTAKLNELMLPLIENYPPPAWKGKYIKIKYVTQLPNVHTPSFVFFANLPQWVKEPYKRFLENKIRENFNFTGTPINIFIREK; from the coding sequence ATGGGAAATATAGTAGCAATTGTTGGGAGACCCAACGTAGGAAAGTCCACCTTGTTTAATCGTCTGACGCAGACCCGCCAGGCTATTGTAGACGACGAGGCCGGAACTACCCGCGACCGTAATTACGGTAAGGTAGAGTGGACAGGAAAGAAGTTTTCGCTGATTGATACCGGCGGATGGGTAGTTAATTCGGATGATATTTTTGAGGAAGAGATAAATAAACAGGTTCATATAGCGATTGAAGAGGCGGATGTGATTCTATTTGTGGTAGACGTACTGAACGGCATCACAGATTTGGATACACAAGTGGCTCAAATTCTTCGTCGCTCTAAGAAACCGTTGGTTTTAGTGGCAAACAAGGCCGACAACTTCGATCTGCATTATTCGGCAGCCGAGTTTTATGCTTTCGGATTAGGCGATCCTTTTTGTGTTTCAGCGATAAACGGCTCGGGTAGCGGTGATTTGCTGGATGCCATTATTGCCAAGTTCAAGGAGGAGAAAGAGGAAGAGGTGTTGGAGGAATTGCCGCGTATTGCTGTAATTGGTCGTCCTAATGCCGGTAAATCTTCTTTGATCAACGCTTTTATCGGCGAAGATCGTCACATTGTAACGGATATTGCGGGTACTACGCGCGATTCAATTTTTACCAAATACAATAAGTTTGGATTGAACTTTTACCTTGTGGATACCGCCGGTATACGTAAGAAGGGTAAAGTGAACGAAGATCTTGAATATTATTCTGTGATTCGTTCCATCAAGGCGATTGAAAATTCGGATGTATGTATTCTTATGCTGGACGCAACCCGGGGGATTGAGAGTCAGGATCTCAATATTTTCTCCCTTGTACAGAAAAACAGTAAAGGGTTGGTGGTATGTGTTAACAAGTGGGACTTGGTTGAAGATAAAAGTCAGAAGGCCATTGATACCTATCTGCAGGCTATCCGTAACCGGTTAGCTCCGTTTACCGATTTCCCAATCCTGTTTATCTCGGCGCAGACCAAGCAACGTATTTTAAAGGTGTTGGAAACGGCAAAAGAGGTGTACGACAATCGTCATACGCGTATCTCTACAGCAAAACTGAATGAGCTGATGCTGCCTCTGATCGAAAATTATCCTCCTCCTGCATGGAAAGGAAAATATATCAAGATCAAGTATGTTACTCAGTTACCTAATGTACATACGCCCTCGTTTGTTTTCTTTGCAAACCTGCCTCAATGGGTAAAAGAACCTTACAAGCGTTTCCTTGAGAATAAGATCCGCGAGAACTTTAATTTTACGGGAACACCCATCAATATTTTTATCCGCGAGAAATAA
- the tig gene encoding trigger factor, which yields MNVSLKNIDAVSGIVKVEIVKADYAEKVEKGLRNFRQKANVPGFRKGMVPMGMVKKMYGKSVLAEEVNKLVSEGLFGYIRENELNILGEPLPNESEQKEINFDTQEDFEFCFDVAIAPEINVSLGKEDTLPYFSIAVSDDMVEKQIASYRANFGNYDQVEEVEEKDMIKGTVAELENGEIKAGGLVVENAVIMPLYVKDAEEKAKFMGAKVNSVVVFNPSKAYEGAEAEIAAFLKVEKDQVATYTGDFSFEINEITRHKEAELNEELFTRVFGEGVVSTAEEFTAKIKESLAEQFAPESDFKFLSDAKDLLVAKAGDLPFAEGILKRFMLAQDEKRTAESIDEDFPKVIEDLKFHLIKEKLVKENNLKVEEADITAFGKRVAKAQFAQYGMISVPEDVLENYAKDMLKNKETLRNVVDRAVEEKLSSWLKEQVTLDVKEVSAEEFGKIVE from the coding sequence ATGAACGTTTCGCTTAAAAACATTGATGCCGTAAGCGGTATTGTTAAAGTAGAGATTGTGAAAGCCGACTATGCCGAAAAGGTAGAGAAAGGGCTGCGTAACTTCCGCCAAAAAGCAAATGTGCCGGGATTCCGTAAGGGTATGGTGCCAATGGGTATGGTAAAAAAAATGTATGGTAAATCGGTGTTGGCTGAAGAGGTGAACAAATTGGTTTCAGAAGGTCTTTTTGGATATATCCGCGAGAATGAGCTAAATATTTTAGGCGAACCTCTTCCAAACGAATCAGAACAAAAAGAGATCAATTTTGATACACAGGAAGATTTCGAATTCTGTTTTGATGTTGCTATCGCTCCTGAAATCAATGTTTCGTTAGGTAAGGAAGATACTCTTCCCTATTTCTCGATTGCAGTAAGCGACGATATGGTTGAAAAGCAGATCGCTTCATACCGTGCAAACTTTGGTAATTACGACCAGGTTGAAGAGGTTGAAGAAAAGGATATGATTAAAGGAACCGTTGCAGAACTGGAAAATGGCGAGATAAAAGCTGGTGGCCTGGTTGTTGAGAACGCAGTTATCATGCCTCTGTACGTAAAGGATGCTGAAGAAAAGGCAAAATTTATGGGAGCCAAGGTTAATTCGGTTGTAGTATTTAATCCTTCTAAAGCTTACGAAGGTGCCGAAGCCGAAATTGCTGCATTCCTGAAAGTAGAAAAAGACCAGGTTGCTACCTACACCGGAGATTTCAGTTTTGAAATTAATGAAATTACCCGTCATAAAGAAGCCGAGCTGAACGAAGAACTGTTTACGCGCGTATTTGGTGAAGGTGTTGTTTCTACAGCAGAAGAATTCACTGCAAAGATCAAAGAATCGTTGGCAGAACAATTCGCTCCTGAAAGCGATTTTAAATTCTTGTCGGATGCAAAAGATCTTTTAGTAGCAAAAGCTGGCGACCTTCCTTTTGCCGAAGGTATACTGAAACGCTTTATGCTTGCTCAGGATGAGAAAAGAACAGCAGAGTCTATCGATGAAGATTTTCCTAAAGTAATTGAAGATCTTAAATTCCACCTTATTAAAGAGAAGTTGGTTAAGGAAAATAATCTGAAGGTAGAAGAAGCTGATATCACTGCATTTGGAAAACGTGTAGCAAAAGCTCAGTTTGCTCAGTATGGAATGATTTCTGTTCCAGAAGATGTATTGGAAAACTACGCTAAGGATATGTTGAAAAACAAGGAAACATTGCGTAATGTAGTTGACCGTGCTGTTGAAGAAAAGCTGTCTTCATGGTTAAAAGAGCAGGTGACATTAGACGTGAAAGAGGTCTCTGCCGAAGAATTTGGTAAGATTGTTGAGTAA
- a CDS encoding MlaE family ABC transporter permease, protein MNKALHRLGEYTLLMTKAISLPDRWNMFFKQLIKEIYKLGVDSIWIVIIISIFIGTVIAIQISLNISSPLIPKFTIGYTTREIILLEFSSSIMCLILAGKIGSNIASEIGTMRVTEQIDAMEIMGVNSANFLILPKMVGLMIFIPVLVIFSMFTGIVGGYLASMVTPSLPTSAFEYGLQYWFNSYYVTYSIIKSVVYAFIISSIAAYFGYNVKGGALDVGKASTNAVVMSSIMILMADVIMTQLMLT, encoded by the coding sequence ATGAATAAAGCATTACACAGACTAGGGGAATATACGCTGCTGATGACTAAAGCTATTTCTTTACCTGACAGATGGAATATGTTTTTCAAACAATTAATAAAGGAGATATACAAATTAGGTGTAGATTCCATTTGGATTGTTATTATCATTTCCATATTTATCGGTACCGTTATAGCGATTCAGATCTCTTTGAACATCAGCTCGCCGTTGATTCCTAAGTTCACCATCGGATACACCACCCGTGAAATTATATTACTTGAATTTTCTTCGTCAATTATGTGTTTGATCCTGGCCGGGAAAATCGGAAGCAACATTGCTTCAGAGATAGGCACCATGAGGGTAACCGAGCAGATTGATGCAATGGAGATAATGGGTGTGAACTCTGCCAACTTTCTGATCTTGCCTAAAATGGTAGGATTAATGATATTTATTCCGGTACTTGTAATTTTCAGTATGTTTACAGGTATTGTAGGTGGATATCTTGCCAGTATGGTTACCCCGTCGCTGCCCACCAGCGCCTTCGAATACGGTTTGCAGTATTGGTTTAACTCGTACTATGTTACCTACTCCATTATTAAATCGGTTGTGTATGCATTTATTATATCGTCCATCGCTGCTTATTTTGGCTACAATGTAAAAGGAGGAGCTCTTGATGTGGGTAAGGCGAGTACAAATGCGGTGGTTATGAGCAGCATCATGATCCTGATGGCAGACGTTATTATGACACAACTAATGCTTACGTAG
- the clpX gene encoding ATP-dependent Clp protease ATP-binding subunit ClpX — protein MAKSGDICTFCGKSRKDANLLITGISGAICDDCAKQAYEIVTEESRTAGKSTFGLSQKDLPKPQDIKAFLDQYIIGQQDAKRYLSVSVYNHYKRLLQKVTSDDVEIEKSNIIMVGATGTGKTLLARTIAKLLHVPFAIVDATVLTEAGYVGEDIESILTRLLQAADYNVEAAQRGIVFIDEIDKIARKGDNPSITRDVSGEGVQQGLLKLLEGSIVNVPPQGGRKHPDQKMIAVDTKNILFICGGAFDGIEKKIAQRLNTRVVGYAASKEVDLVDKHNLLKYITPTDLKSFGLIPEIIGRLPILTYLNPLDRETLRNILTEPKNSIVKQYIKLFKMDGVDLSFDENVYEYIVDKALEFKLGARGLRSIVEAVMMDAMYTMPSKEEKELHVTLDYAVEKFEKSDVNRLKIA, from the coding sequence ATGGCCAAATCAGGCGACATATGTACTTTTTGTGGGAAGAGCAGAAAAGATGCTAATTTATTAATCACAGGTATTTCCGGGGCTATTTGCGATGACTGTGCAAAACAGGCTTACGAAATAGTTACGGAAGAGAGCCGTACTGCCGGGAAGTCCACATTCGGACTTTCTCAGAAAGATCTTCCCAAACCTCAGGATATTAAGGCTTTCCTTGATCAATATATAATAGGTCAGCAGGACGCCAAAAGATATTTGTCCGTTTCCGTTTACAATCATTACAAACGATTGCTTCAGAAGGTGACTTCGGATGATGTGGAAATCGAAAAATCGAATATCATAATGGTCGGAGCAACAGGTACCGGTAAGACTTTACTGGCCAGGACTATTGCTAAACTACTCCATGTCCCATTCGCGATTGTGGATGCGACTGTGTTGACCGAGGCTGGTTACGTGGGTGAAGATATTGAAAGTATCCTTACCCGTTTATTGCAGGCTGCCGATTATAATGTGGAAGCAGCTCAGCGCGGGATTGTTTTTATTGATGAGATTGACAAGATTGCCCGAAAAGGAGATAATCCTTCCATAACCAGAGATGTTAGTGGTGAGGGAGTTCAGCAAGGATTGCTTAAGCTGCTTGAAGGATCAATTGTAAACGTGCCGCCTCAAGGTGGTCGTAAGCATCCTGACCAAAAGATGATTGCGGTTGATACCAAGAATATCCTTTTTATTTGCGGTGGAGCTTTTGACGGGATCGAGAAAAAAATCGCCCAACGTCTTAATACCCGCGTGGTAGGATATGCAGCAAGCAAAGAGGTGGATCTGGTAGACAAACATAATTTGTTGAAGTATATCACGCCCACAGATCTTAAATCCTTTGGTTTGATTCCTGAAATAATAGGTCGTTTGCCCATTCTTACGTATTTGAATCCGTTGGATCGGGAAACGCTTCGCAATATCCTTACAGAGCCCAAAAATTCGATTGTGAAACAATATATCAAGCTTTTCAAAATGGACGGCGTCGACTTGTCCTTCGATGAGAACGTGTACGAATATATTGTGGATAAGGCCCTCGAATTTAAACTGGGTGCCCGTGGATTGAGATCGATTGTAGAAGCTGTAATGATGGATGCAATGTATACCATGCCATCAAAAGAGGAGAAAGAGCTCCATGTTACCTTGGATTATGCGGTTGAAAAGTTTGAAAAATCTGATGTAAATCGTTTGAAGATTGCTTAA
- a CDS encoding ABC transporter ATP-binding protein, whose translation MIEVKNIIKSFEGRVVLNNISAVFETGKTNLIIGRSGSGKTVMIKSIIGLIKPDSGQILYDNRDFTCMNKKELHDVRREMGMLFQGSALFDSMTVLENVMFPLEMFSKESKKEKLARAQFCLDRVNLTEAGNLFPSEISGGMMKRAAIARAIALKPKYLFCDEPNSGLDPKTSLLIDDLIHSITIEYKMTTVINTHDMNSVMNIGDNIIFIKEGVKEWEGNKDQVINSTNKALNDFVFASDLFKKVKENEMFNNEG comes from the coding sequence ATGATTGAAGTAAAAAACATTATAAAGTCGTTTGAAGGAAGAGTTGTACTGAACAACATCAGTGCCGTTTTTGAAACCGGTAAAACCAATCTGATTATTGGCCGTAGCGGATCGGGCAAGACGGTGATGATAAAAAGTATCATCGGACTGATAAAGCCGGATTCCGGACAAATATTATACGACAACCGGGATTTTACATGCATGAATAAAAAGGAACTCCACGATGTGCGTCGTGAAATGGGAATGCTTTTCCAGGGTTCTGCTCTGTTCGACAGTATGACTGTGTTGGAAAATGTAATGTTCCCTCTCGAAATGTTCTCCAAAGAATCCAAGAAAGAGAAGCTTGCTAGAGCTCAATTCTGTCTGGATCGTGTAAACCTTACAGAAGCAGGAAACCTCTTTCCTTCCGAGATTAGTGGAGGGATGATGAAGCGGGCCGCCATCGCACGCGCCATTGCATTGAAACCCAAATATCTTTTTTGTGATGAGCCTAACTCGGGTCTTGACCCTAAGACCTCGTTGCTTATAGACGACCTGATCCACAGCATCACGATCGAATATAAGATGACTACGGTTATCAACACCCACGATATGAACTCCGTAATGAATATTGGCGACAATATTATTTTTATCAAAGAGGGTGTAAAAGAATGGGAAGGCAATAAGGATCAGGTTATAAACTCTACCAACAAAGCACTAAATGACTTTGTATTTGCTTCAGACCTGTTCAAGAAGGTTAAAGAAAACGAGATGTTCAACAACGAAGGATAA
- the lptB gene encoding LPS export ABC transporter ATP-binding protein gives MADEQQMVLRTEDLVKKYRTRTVVNHVSINVKQGEIVGLLGPNGAGKTTTFYMTVGLVTPNEGKIFLNDKEITNFPVYMRARHGIGYLAQEASIFRKMTVEDNIRAVLEMTDTDAAYQKEKLESLLTEFGLHKVRKNLGDQLSGGERRRAEIARCLAINPKFIMLDEPFAGVDPIAVQDIQSIVAKLKHKNIGILITDHNVYETLSITDRAYLLFEGKVLFQGTAEQLAENEIVREKYLGKDFQLRKKNL, from the coding sequence ATGGCAGACGAGCAGCAGATGGTTCTCAGAACAGAGGATCTGGTAAAGAAATACAGAACGAGAACGGTTGTTAATCATGTTTCAATCAACGTGAAGCAGGGTGAGATTGTAGGATTGCTTGGCCCTAACGGTGCCGGCAAGACGACTACATTCTATATGACTGTAGGCCTTGTAACACCCAATGAGGGCAAAATATTTCTGAACGACAAAGAGATTACAAACTTCCCGGTTTACATGCGTGCCCGCCATGGAATAGGCTATCTGGCCCAGGAGGCTTCCATATTCAGGAAGATGACTGTGGAGGATAATATCCGTGCGGTATTGGAGATGACAGACACAGACGCTGCATATCAGAAAGAAAAGCTGGAAAGCCTGCTTACCGAATTCGGTCTTCATAAAGTTCGTAAAAACCTGGGCGATCAACTCTCCGGGGGCGAAAGGCGCAGAGCCGAAATTGCACGCTGCCTGGCCATCAATCCCAAATTTATAATGCTTGATGAACCCTTTGCCGGAGTCGATCCTATTGCCGTTCAGGATATCCAGAGTATTGTTGCCAAGTTGAAACACAAGAATATCGGTATTCTGATTACGGACCACAACGTTTACGAGACCCTAAGTATAACAGACCGTGCCTACCTGCTTTTTGAAGGTAAAGTATTGTTTCAGGGAACTGCCGAGCAGCTTGCGGAAAATGAAATTGTGAGAGAAAAATATTTAGGGAAAGATTTTCAACTTCGCAAGAAAAACCTCTGA
- a CDS encoding CPBP family intramembrane glutamic endopeptidase, whose amino-acid sequence MRGVFAGKPAFFQLLLLLFLILLGGLLSSFLGLGMLSMLKGDAVNLMENPEMLRIIQFISALGTFLLPALLMAFFCSNRMSSYLFITRLPGLKAILLTVGSMFLISPFISLTGVLNKMIQLPGFLDPVESWMLQKEEEAERLTTLMLSGDGISTLIQNLFVVAVVAAITEEFLFRGALRRILEKSTANQHLIIWLTAIIFSLFHLQFYGFIPRMLLGAYFGYMLLWGNNIWIPVIAHFTNNFLGVVSLTNPRLSENEYITGNVSPENLLPFAAMALGFLLLFFFCSTSLKKTLTEGDNQRFFLRS is encoded by the coding sequence ATGCGAGGAGTATTTGCCGGAAAACCGGCTTTTTTTCAGTTACTGCTACTGTTGTTTCTGATCTTGCTGGGCGGACTTCTGTCTTCCTTCCTTGGACTAGGTATGCTTTCGATGCTGAAGGGTGATGCAGTCAACCTAATGGAGAATCCGGAAATGCTTCGGATTATCCAGTTTATCTCCGCCCTGGGAACATTCCTTCTGCCCGCCTTATTGATGGCCTTCTTCTGCAGCAACAGAATGAGCAGCTATTTATTCATAACCAGGCTTCCCGGATTAAAAGCCATACTCTTAACTGTTGGAAGTATGTTCCTCATTTCTCCCTTCATCAGCCTAACGGGGGTATTAAATAAGATGATACAGCTACCCGGATTTCTGGATCCTGTCGAATCATGGATGTTACAAAAAGAGGAGGAGGCCGAAAGACTTACCACCCTCATGCTCTCGGGCGATGGAATATCGACATTGATACAAAACCTTTTTGTTGTAGCCGTAGTAGCTGCCATCACCGAAGAATTTCTGTTCAGAGGAGCTCTTCGCCGTATTTTGGAGAAGTCGACCGCCAATCAGCATCTTATCATCTGGCTCACCGCCATAATATTCAGTTTGTTCCATTTACAATTCTACGGATTCATTCCAAGGATGTTGCTTGGAGCCTATTTCGGTTATATGCTGCTTTGGGGAAACAATATCTGGATACCGGTAATCGCACACTTCACCAATAACTTTCTTGGAGTAGTAAGCCTGACGAATCCCCGACTTTCTGAAAACGAATATATAACCGGAAATGTTTCTCCAGAGAATTTACTTCCGTTCGCAGCGATGGCATTGGGATTCCTTCTACTGTTTTTCTTCTGCAGCACCTCCCTGAAAAAGACTTTGACGGAGGGAGATAATCAGAGGTTTTTCTTGCGAAGTTGA
- a CDS encoding RNA recognition motif domain-containing protein, with protein MNIYIGNLNYRVREEDLKQVMEEYGVVDSVKIIIDRETGKSKGFAFVEMPNDAEGKRAIEELNEAEYEGRQMVVKEARPKM; from the coding sequence ATGAACATTTACATTGGTAACCTGAACTATCGTGTTCGGGAAGAAGATTTAAAACAAGTAATGGAAGAATACGGAGTTGTTGATTCTGTAAAGATCATCATTGACCGTGAAACAGGTAAATCCAAAGGTTTCGCATTTGTAGAAATGCCGAATGATGCTGAGGGAAAAAGAGCTATTGAAGAATTGAATGAAGCTGAATATGAAGGTCGCCAGATGGTAGTTAAAGAAGCCAGACCAAAAATGTAA
- the clpP gene encoding ATP-dependent Clp endopeptidase proteolytic subunit ClpP, whose product MEDFRKYATKHLRMNGSALDSYMNISSSYISPTIIEERQLNVAQMDVFSRLMMDRIIFLGTQIDDYTANVIQAQLLYLDSSDPGKDISIYINSPGGSVYAGYGIYDTMQFISSNVSTICTGIAASMASVLLVAGTKGKRFALKHSRVMIHQPLGGTQGQASDIEIAAREIIKVKKELYTIISNHSGKPFEEVEKDSDRDYWMTSEEAKAYGMIDDVLVRK is encoded by the coding sequence ATGGAAGATTTTAGAAAGTATGCAACGAAACATTTGCGGATGAATGGATCAGCGCTGGATAGCTATATGAACATCAGCAGTAGTTACATTTCACCAACAATCATTGAGGAACGTCAGCTAAACGTAGCCCAGATGGATGTGTTTTCAAGATTAATGATGGATCGCATTATTTTTCTTGGTACGCAGATTGATGATTACACTGCCAATGTAATTCAGGCGCAGCTGCTGTATCTTGACTCAAGCGATCCTGGAAAAGATATATCTATTTATATTAATTCTCCCGGAGGTTCGGTATATGCCGGTTACGGTATTTACGATACTATGCAATTTATCAGTAGCAATGTTTCTACAATTTGTACAGGAATCGCAGCTTCCATGGCATCCGTATTATTGGTGGCAGGAACAAAGGGAAAGCGTTTTGCCTTAAAGCACTCCAGGGTGATGATTCACCAGCCGTTGGGAGGAACTCAGGGCCAGGCATCAGATATCGAAATTGCTGCGCGCGAAATTATCAAGGTGAAAAAAGAATTATACACCATTATTTCCAACCATTCTGGTAAGCCTTTTGAAGAGGTTGAAAAAGACAGCGACCGTGATTACTGGATGACTTCCGAAGAGGCTAAGGCATACGGTATGATTGACGATGTGCTGGTACGTAAATAA
- the recQ gene encoding DNA helicase RecQ, whose amino-acid sequence MAKKDSLTEELKKHFGFDTFKGNQKAIIENVLSGNDTFVLMPTGGGKSLCYQLPSLLMEGTAIVISPLIALMKNQVDAMRNFSEEDGVAHFINSSLNKTAIDQVKEDITSGRTKLLYVAPESLTKEENVDFLRQCNISFYAVDEAHCISEWGHDFRPEYRRIRPIINEIGKRPLIALTATATPKVQHDIQKNLGMIDATVFKSSFNRTNLYYEIRPKNANVDREIIKYIKSQEGKSGIIYCLSRKKVEEFTDILKANGINALAYHAGMDSQQRTENQDAFLMEKVDVIVATIAFGMGIDKPDVRYVIHYDIPKSLEGYYQETGRAGRDGGEGQCIAFYAYKDLQKLEKFMQGKPVAEQEIGKQLLLETAAYAETSVCRRKVLLHYFGEEYLEDNCACCDNCLNPKKQVEAKELLTAVLEVVSTLKEKFKVDYVVNMLVGKETSEIQSYKHHELEIFGSGQDEDEKTWNAVIRQALIAGYLTKDIENYGLLKISKKGKDFMDKPVSFKITEDNEFDEEDEEVPVRGGASCAVDPVLYSMMKDLRKKLSKKLEVPPFVIFQDPSLEAMATTYPVTLDELQNIPGVGAGKAKRYGQEFVTLIKKHVEENEIERPEDLRVRTVANKSKLKVWIVQSIDRKVALDDIAMTKGLEFTELLDEIEAIVYSGTKINIDYFLNDVMDEDHIQDIYEYFKDSETDKLADAIDELGSDYTEEEIRLVRIKFLSEMAN is encoded by the coding sequence ATGGCAAAGAAAGACAGCTTGACTGAGGAGCTAAAAAAGCATTTTGGTTTCGATACTTTTAAAGGGAATCAAAAAGCTATAATAGAAAATGTATTGTCTGGAAATGATACATTTGTGCTTATGCCAACCGGAGGGGGGAAATCTTTATGTTATCAGCTACCTTCATTATTGATGGAGGGAACTGCTATTGTAATTTCTCCTCTTATTGCATTGATGAAGAACCAGGTGGATGCCATGCGTAACTTCAGTGAAGAAGATGGAGTGGCTCACTTTATAAATTCTTCACTTAATAAGACGGCTATTGATCAGGTTAAGGAGGATATCACTTCCGGACGAACTAAGTTATTGTATGTAGCTCCGGAATCGCTAACTAAGGAAGAGAATGTAGACTTTCTCCGTCAGTGTAATATTTCATTTTATGCTGTAGACGAAGCGCATTGTATTTCTGAGTGGGGACATGATTTCCGTCCGGAGTACCGTCGGATCAGGCCTATTATCAATGAGATCGGTAAAAGGCCGCTTATAGCTCTTACAGCCACAGCAACCCCAAAAGTACAGCATGATATTCAGAAGAATTTAGGGATGATTGATGCTACGGTGTTTAAATCATCGTTCAACCGAACTAATCTGTATTATGAAATAAGACCCAAAAACGCGAATGTAGATAGAGAGATAATTAAGTATATTAAATCGCAGGAAGGCAAATCGGGGATTATTTATTGTTTAAGCCGTAAGAAGGTTGAAGAATTCACAGATATTTTAAAAGCTAACGGAATTAATGCGCTGGCTTACCACGCAGGAATGGATTCTCAGCAAAGGACTGAAAACCAGGATGCATTTCTGATGGAAAAGGTAGATGTGATTGTAGCCACCATTGCTTTTGGGATGGGGATCGATAAACCGGATGTTCGTTATGTGATTCATTACGATATTCCAAAAAGTCTGGAAGGCTACTATCAGGAGACTGGTCGTGCAGGTCGTGATGGCGGAGAAGGGCAATGCATTGCTTTCTATGCCTATAAAGACTTGCAGAAACTAGAAAAATTTATGCAGGGAAAACCTGTGGCGGAACAGGAAATAGGTAAACAGCTGTTGCTTGAAACAGCTGCTTATGCAGAGACTTCCGTTTGCCGCAGAAAGGTTTTACTGCATTATTTCGGTGAAGAATATCTCGAAGATAATTGTGCTTGTTGCGATAACTGTTTGAATCCGAAAAAACAAGTGGAAGCGAAAGAGTTGTTGACAGCCGTACTCGAAGTTGTGAGTACTTTAAAAGAAAAATTCAAGGTAGACTATGTTGTGAATATGCTGGTAGGTAAGGAAACCTCCGAAATTCAATCATATAAACATCACGAACTGGAGATATTTGGCTCTGGACAGGATGAAGATGAGAAGACATGGAATGCCGTAATCAGACAAGCTTTGATTGCTGGTTATCTGACAAAGGATATTGAAAATTACGGGTTACTGAAGATCTCCAAAAAAGGGAAGGATTTCATGGATAAACCTGTTTCATTTAAAATTACTGAAGATAACGAGTTTGACGAAGAGGATGAAGAGGTGCCGGTTAGAGGCGGTGCTTCGTGTGCCGTTGACCCGGTTTTGTATTCCATGATGAAAGATCTTCGAAAGAAGCTTTCTAAGAAACTGGAAGTCCCTCCTTTTGTTATATTTCAAGATCCTTCCCTCGAAGCCATGGCTACCACTTATCCGGTAACATTGGATGAGTTGCAGAATATCCCAGGTGTGGGTGCCGGTAAGGCCAAGCGTTACGGACAGGAGTTTGTTACGCTTATCAAAAAACATGTGGAGGAAAATGAAATTGAACGTCCGGAAGATCTTCGGGTACGTACCGTGGCTAACAAGTCCAAATTAAAAGTGTGGATTGTGCAAAGCATTGACCGTAAGGTGGCCTTGGATGATATTGCCATGACGAAAGGACTTGAATTTACGGAACTGCTTGATGAAATTGAGGCAATCGTTTATTCTGGAACGAAAATAAATATTGATTATTTCCTGAATGATGTGATGGACGAAGATCATATACAGGATATATATGAATATTTTAAGGATTCGGAAACAGATAAGCTGGCGGATGCCATAGATGAACTGGGTTCGGATTATACCGAAGAAGAGATTCGGTTGGTTCGTATCAAATTTTTATCTGAAATGGCAAACTAA